The following are encoded together in the Azospirillum lipoferum 4B genome:
- a CDS encoding response regulator transcription factor: protein MKPTILVVDDEPSIVLSLQVLMQRAGFDVRIARDGDEALRSVEDYTPDLILLDAMMPKRDGFDVCQTLRTNPAWKSLPIIMLTARSRDVERQKGLALGATDYITKPFSTRDLLTTVRRHLGLPATGRVEPAP from the coding sequence ATGAAGCCGACCATCCTGGTCGTCGACGACGAACCCAGCATCGTCCTGTCGCTCCAGGTCCTCATGCAGCGCGCCGGGTTCGACGTGCGCATCGCCCGCGACGGGGACGAGGCGCTGCGCTCGGTGGAGGACTATACCCCCGACCTGATCCTGCTCGACGCCATGATGCCCAAGCGCGACGGCTTCGACGTCTGCCAGACCCTGCGGACCAACCCGGCCTGGAAATCCCTGCCCATCATCATGCTGACGGCGCGCAGCCGCGACGTCGAACGGCAGAAGGGGCTGGCGCTGGGCGCCACCGACTACATCACCAAACCCTTCTCCACCCGCGACCTGCTGACCACCGTCCGCCGCCATCTGGGCCTGCCGGCCACCGGCAGGGTGGAGCCGGCGCCGTGA